GCATACCTATATGGCCGATTATGGACGCCACGTACGCGGCGCCTATTCGGAAGTGGCAGTTCTCCCGCAGCTGGAAGCCGCGCTCCATCTTCGCCACGACAAATTCTGGGAGGAACTGGACGACGCCGACCGGAAGACGCTGTGGACGGCGATACGCGCCCACCCGGATAAACGATCCTTCTATGCGCAGATCCTGCAGCGGCAGAATTATTTCGTCGACCTGGCGGGTCTCGCCGCCGCACGCGGCGCGTTGATCGCGGCGATCGGCCGGGACGACCAAGCTGTCCTGGCCAAGGCCTCGGCCGACTATCAGGTCGATGCGCTGGCGCAGATGATGGCATCGCCGGCGGCCTGGCCGATCCGCGTCCGGGAATATGAGTTCGTCGCCCCGATCCTGACCGACACGCGCTGGAAGGGGACGGAGTTTCGGCCCGATGTCGAGGTGTCCGAGATGTGGGCCAGGCCGCTGCTCGACCTCCAGGCGCAGGGCAGGCTACCCGCCCCCATATTCGATCTGACCAAACTCAACGACCTGACCGCCGAGATGCTGATCGTGTGCGGGCGCCATGATCACATCAGCGACTATCGCGAGCAGATCGCCATCGCCAGTCGCTATCGCGACAGCCGTCTGCTGATCCTCGACGACGACCATATCCTGCACAAATGGAAGGCGCTCAAGGGCGCGCGCGAC
The Azospirillaceae bacterium DNA segment above includes these coding regions:
- a CDS encoding alpha/beta fold hydrolase codes for the protein MLAASAALFPAAARSQPAVSPAATIRSIAVPVDHDAPSGPTFPLECLIVDGRIDPRWPTVFLIGDGQQFYIRADTLSSFRQTFGAHVNIVGIAGRGFATPLLDRLGDPAAATADWARGWRWLQFRQWTADIDRVRVELLGLDGKILLFGTSGGGYLLHTYMADYGRHVRGAYSEVAVLPQLEAALHLRHDKFWEELDDADRKTLWTAIRAHPDKRSFYAQILQRQNYFVDLAGLAAARGALIAAIGRDDQAVLAKASADYQVDALAQMMASPAAWPIRVREYEFVAPILTDTRWKGTEFRPDVEVSEMWARPLLDLQAQGRLPAPIFDLTKLNDLTAEMLIVCGRHDHISDYREQIAIASRYRDSRLLILDDDHILHKWKALKGARDALLQAWTRGFGDPAFPRAIETIQPLVWHE